One Pyrococcus furiosus DSM 3638 genomic region harbors:
- a CDS encoding STT3 domain-containing protein, with amino-acid sequence MKIDKRLMVIVAIATLFRMIPFRLKYLVGSDPYFHLAYIEEALKAGEWFNFFTYAGGPWGLQVRLFHPLGLWATPAYIYKLFSFLGISLYTAFRVTPVIFGVLTVVFFYLSLKKLYNRDVAFIVGLFLGVNYGHIFRSMANYYRGDNYMLFWYSVALLGIALGLKTRSKYRYLFYLLPGIATGFASAFWQAYYPIFVFVLAGGLLLGVYAYLKSPKLFLDSILIVLSTGLGVLIANILGDKVGYGMLGYTDWMGKKVAETFGLEFGFIKDAYLLIHVKYLLPLSLVFLGFLIITKKLNPKIKVGVLVGGSILAFIVMLVKFPALKDLSTGFGTFREVPISETLPPTLDDLWRAYNIAIFLAALYILRLRKIRSGDAILLGYVITSLWMLRYWTRFLFTAAPAVAFLSGIGVYELTRRIKENKIRITSLGVVILLSSAFSLGEVYSVKPFMNENWEKALIFIRENSNENDIVLTWWDWGHFVTYYARRSPVAQGSPNSGVAGYYLGLVDNGWAQSLGVDYVIVSLYDILKFEAIVDTAKLSRKWENISRADYGVDFLKLTESTGSILRFDSQYSTLIVKEGNIRVILSGKVVYPREAIIESNGRIKNLKYPARSGVYVYVNLDYGYAILANEKAWETNLLRLFTQRTGENYELVYSDGGFVKVFRFVHPNVVFRGNKFILTGNGTGLGLYGYLDNGTLVFKKWYSVKNMQEFELPNNLNGSVVVRYVYTQGKIVLDRGIVRVKN; translated from the coding sequence ATGAAGATTGATAAAAGGTTGATGGTTATTGTTGCAATTGCCACCCTTTTTAGGATGATACCTTTTAGGCTTAAATATCTAGTCGGTTCTGATCCTTACTTTCATCTGGCTTACATTGAAGAGGCTCTCAAGGCTGGAGAATGGTTCAACTTCTTTACCTATGCTGGAGGTCCCTGGGGATTACAAGTTAGGCTGTTTCACCCCTTAGGATTGTGGGCGACTCCTGCCTACATTTACAAACTCTTCAGCTTCCTGGGAATTTCGCTTTATACGGCTTTTAGGGTAACTCCAGTCATATTTGGAGTTCTAACTGTTGTGTTCTTCTATTTAAGCCTTAAAAAACTCTACAACAGAGACGTGGCCTTTATAGTTGGTCTATTTCTTGGTGTGAACTATGGGCATATTTTCAGATCGATGGCGAACTATTATAGGGGAGATAATTACATGCTTTTCTGGTATTCAGTGGCTTTATTGGGGATTGCCCTGGGATTAAAAACAAGAAGTAAGTATAGATACTTATTTTACTTGCTCCCTGGGATAGCAACAGGGTTTGCTTCAGCATTCTGGCAGGCTTATTATCCAATTTTTGTTTTCGTACTTGCAGGTGGCCTGCTCCTTGGAGTTTATGCATACCTTAAAAGTCCAAAGCTATTCCTTGATTCAATTTTAATAGTTCTATCTACCGGTCTTGGGGTCCTAATAGCTAACATCTTGGGGGATAAAGTTGGATACGGGATGTTAGGATATACGGATTGGATGGGAAAGAAGGTTGCCGAGACCTTTGGTTTGGAGTTTGGCTTCATAAAAGATGCATATTTGTTAATTCACGTAAAGTATCTCCTCCCTCTCTCTTTAGTCTTTCTGGGATTTTTGATCATTACAAAGAAATTAAATCCAAAAATTAAGGTGGGGGTATTGGTTGGAGGATCAATTTTGGCGTTTATAGTTATGCTAGTCAAGTTTCCAGCATTAAAGGACTTATCAACAGGCTTTGGCACATTTAGGGAAGTTCCAATTTCTGAAACGCTCCCTCCCACTTTGGATGATCTATGGAGAGCATACAATATTGCAATTTTTCTTGCTGCTCTTTACATTTTGAGACTAAGAAAAATTAGGAGTGGAGATGCAATTTTATTAGGGTACGTTATTACTTCGCTTTGGATGCTAAGGTACTGGACAAGGTTCCTCTTCACTGCAGCACCAGCAGTTGCGTTCCTTTCTGGGATTGGAGTTTACGAGCTAACAAGGCGTATAAAGGAGAACAAAATTAGAATAACCTCTTTGGGAGTTGTAATTTTGCTATCTTCGGCATTTTCTCTTGGAGAAGTCTACAGCGTAAAACCGTTTATGAATGAAAACTGGGAGAAAGCTTTGATATTCATAAGGGAAAATTCAAATGAAAACGATATCGTGTTGACTTGGTGGGATTGGGGACACTTCGTGACTTATTATGCAAGAAGAAGTCCTGTAGCCCAGGGAAGTCCAAATTCTGGGGTTGCTGGATACTATCTTGGATTAGTTGATAATGGGTGGGCGCAGAGTTTGGGAGTGGATTATGTGATAGTGTCCCTCTATGATATCCTAAAGTTTGAGGCGATAGTCGATACGGCAAAGCTCTCCCGAAAATGGGAGAATATTAGCAGGGCCGACTATGGGGTTGATTTCTTAAAGTTAACGGAAAGCACAGGGAGCATTTTAAGATTTGATTCTCAATATTCTACCCTAATTGTGAAAGAGGGAAATATTAGGGTCATTTTAAGTGGAAAGGTTGTGTATCCGAGGGAGGCTATAATTGAAAGTAATGGAAGAATAAAAAATCTGAAATATCCTGCCAGGAGTGGGGTATATGTATATGTAAATCTTGATTATGGCTACGCTATCCTTGCGAATGAAAAAGCTTGGGAGACTAATTTGCTCAGACTGTTCACCCAGAGGACAGGAGAAAATTACGAGCTTGTTTATTCTGATGGTGGATTTGTAAAAGTATTTAGGTTTGTTCATCCAAACGTGGTTTTTAGGGGAAATAAGTTTATCTTAACTGGGAACGGGACAGGATTGGGGTTATATGGGTATTTAGACAATGGAACTTTAGTCTTCAAGAAATGGTATTCAGTAAAGAACATGCAAGAGTTTGAGCTTCCAAATAATTTAAATGGAAGTGTCGTTGTGAGATACGTTTATACTCAGGGAAAAATTGTATTGGATAGAGGAATTGTGAGGGTAAAGAATTAA
- a CDS encoding mechanosensitive ion channel family protein yields the protein MNIPWEGIINALVAVAVGVIISGLIYKWILSLSKSTKYIWIFNEETAKLVRNFIIIGSVLYALDALGILDIEVFGSKLSSLITGLLLFYVAYQIGKRAQKYLAIKGGPDAQIKAKIFFYVLVTLAFFLALNIMGLTGRLSTIIAAAGITGIVLGFASQTVVSNFISGIFMYFDKPLKIGDPVEVAGYSGIVHDIRIFSTRIRTWDGLLVRIPNEKLFNSDIKNLMKYPARRVDIVVGIAYKEDAQKAIEVIKRVLDEMPYVLAEPEPMVFVDNLGDSSVNIAVRAWAPTQKWFDVRTQIVQKIKEALDREGIEIPFPQRVNWFAEELRVKLEKD from the coding sequence ATGAACATCCCCTGGGAAGGAATAATTAATGCATTGGTTGCAGTAGCCGTGGGGGTTATAATAAGTGGGCTAATATACAAGTGGATTTTATCCCTATCAAAGAGCACCAAGTACATATGGATATTCAATGAAGAAACTGCAAAGCTCGTGAGAAATTTCATAATAATAGGTTCTGTACTGTATGCACTTGATGCCCTTGGGATATTGGATATTGAAGTATTTGGAAGCAAACTCAGTTCCCTCATAACTGGGCTACTCTTGTTCTATGTAGCTTATCAAATAGGAAAGAGAGCACAAAAATACTTAGCAATAAAAGGAGGACCAGATGCTCAAATAAAGGCAAAGATATTTTTCTATGTCCTAGTTACTTTGGCATTCTTCTTGGCCTTAAACATCATGGGATTGACGGGTAGATTATCCACAATAATTGCAGCTGCGGGAATAACGGGTATAGTCCTCGGTTTCGCATCCCAAACTGTTGTTTCAAACTTCATCTCGGGAATATTCATGTACTTCGACAAACCTCTAAAGATAGGGGATCCCGTTGAAGTTGCTGGATATTCTGGAATCGTCCATGACATAAGAATTTTCTCCACTAGAATTAGAACCTGGGATGGATTACTTGTTAGAATACCAAACGAAAAGCTGTTTAACAGTGATATTAAGAATTTGATGAAATATCCAGCTAGAAGAGTTGATATAGTTGTTGGAATAGCTTACAAAGAAGATGCTCAAAAAGCCATAGAAGTCATTAAAAGAGTCTTAGATGAAATGCCTTACGTGTTAGCTGAACCAGAGCCTATGGTTTTTGTTGACAATCTGGGGGATAGCAGCGTTAACATAGCTGTCAGAGCTTGGGCACCGACTCAAAAATGGTTTGACGTTAGAACTCAGATAGTACAGAAAATAAAAGAAGCCCTGGACAGAGAAGGAATCGAAATCCCGTTCCCACAGAGGGTAAATTGGTTCGCCGAAGAACTTAGAGTGAAGCTTGAAAAAGATTAA
- a CDS encoding DUF432 domain-containing protein has product MFGEISLRDNTKFNFGEVSVEIKKDNEYFVYTREGKKVIIVGDKISFLPAPAVGYGVKLMMVRLETPLSIAPHEKIEGFLSVPIEVSVKTGKVEIDRFNVGREKYALYGSLESGVIARYAKSMINKKPVGIGNIKVIIENRTEEWGFVEKIVFPLFDTMYYSEDKAFYPLINVIIEKDLEVINTGKPPMEGLNVVGSERSISFRMRW; this is encoded by the coding sequence ATGTTTGGGGAAATATCATTAAGAGATAACACAAAATTCAACTTTGGAGAAGTCAGTGTGGAAATTAAAAAAGACAACGAGTACTTTGTCTACACTAGGGAAGGTAAGAAGGTAATAATAGTTGGGGATAAGATTTCATTCCTTCCAGCCCCTGCAGTTGGATATGGAGTTAAGCTAATGATGGTAAGGCTCGAAACTCCACTATCCATTGCCCCTCATGAAAAGATTGAAGGCTTTCTAAGTGTTCCAATTGAAGTTTCTGTAAAAACTGGTAAAGTTGAGATCGATAGGTTTAACGTTGGAAGAGAAAAATATGCACTCTATGGCAGTTTAGAAAGTGGAGTTATTGCCAGGTATGCAAAGTCAATGATAAACAAGAAACCAGTGGGAATTGGAAATATAAAGGTAATAATTGAAAACAGAACTGAGGAATGGGGATTTGTTGAGAAAATCGTGTTTCCTCTTTTCGACACTATGTATTACTCAGAGGATAAGGCGTTCTATCCCTTAATTAACGTGATCATTGAGAAGGATTTAGAAGTCATTAATACAGGAAAACCCCCAATGGAAGGACTGAATGTCGTAGGAAGTGAGAGAAGTATAAGCTTTAGGATGAGGTGGTAG
- a CDS encoding PQQ-binding-like beta-propeller repeat protein, giving the protein MKKFISLIVLFLLLPFVQAWEGKICENIEYQKSIEAITIQNSTVYAACSYRMVANSSGLIGIYYLGTIGAYKLDGTKLWEIDSGFVTKLVPWKEEILVGSMGGLLKLNSSGNYTGRFLTKYKLYDFTLDGDYAYLATGDVFSGESKGIVYKVNLSTMEEVWRVNLTEMASRVRVGEVIYVGTGYPSGFVGKEKFGSVYGISKDGKLLWNVSLGEWVRDIEVWNGKAVVGTGYGESGHVYIIDSQGRVVGNLTLFFVEDILVSGNVAYVAGNRNVVTIDLDKKEILWKVQIPYRGKVLGLMDGRLLVGAGEFKEKNGTIYSVGSLYVIENGKIKGEMPVGYVRSMGISQDYIAIGTGSNTFIVLHKDEVLPSICGVGFFLVASLLSIVGLKKFYNT; this is encoded by the coding sequence ATGAAAAAATTCATTTCCCTCATTGTATTATTTCTTCTGCTCCCCTTTGTACAGGCCTGGGAAGGAAAAATATGTGAAAATATAGAGTATCAAAAGAGCATCGAAGCAATTACAATTCAGAATTCTACAGTTTATGCTGCTTGCTCTTATAGGATGGTGGCTAATAGCTCAGGTCTAATAGGAATATACTACCTGGGAACTATTGGAGCATATAAGCTAGATGGAACAAAACTCTGGGAGATAGATTCTGGATTTGTAACGAAACTCGTTCCTTGGAAGGAAGAAATACTAGTGGGCAGTATGGGAGGGCTCTTAAAGCTAAACTCTTCGGGAAATTATACAGGAAGATTCCTCACAAAATATAAGCTCTATGACTTTACATTGGACGGAGATTATGCTTATCTAGCTACGGGTGACGTCTTCTCAGGAGAAAGTAAGGGAATAGTGTATAAGGTAAACCTTTCAACAATGGAAGAAGTATGGAGGGTGAATCTGACAGAAATGGCAAGCAGAGTTAGGGTTGGAGAAGTTATCTACGTAGGAACAGGGTATCCCTCGGGTTTTGTTGGTAAAGAGAAATTCGGCAGTGTCTATGGTATTTCCAAAGATGGTAAGCTATTGTGGAACGTATCTCTTGGAGAATGGGTGAGAGATATCGAAGTATGGAATGGAAAAGCAGTGGTGGGAACGGGATACGGAGAGAGTGGACATGTCTACATAATTGATTCCCAAGGGAGAGTAGTTGGAAACTTGACGCTATTTTTTGTTGAAGATATTTTAGTTTCTGGCAACGTGGCTTATGTCGCAGGGAATAGGAATGTGGTAACAATAGACCTTGATAAAAAAGAAATCTTATGGAAGGTTCAAATACCATACAGAGGAAAAGTACTCGGACTTATGGATGGAAGACTCCTCGTAGGTGCAGGCGAATTTAAAGAGAAAAATGGAACCATATACAGTGTGGGTAGCCTGTATGTTATTGAAAATGGAAAAATAAAAGGAGAAATGCCAGTTGGATATGTTAGGAGTATGGGAATTTCCCAAGATTACATTGCAATCGGGACTGGAAGTAATACATTTATAGTCCTTCACAAAGATGAAGTTTTGCCAAGTATATGTGGGGTAGGATTTTTCTTAGTGGCTTCACTACTGAGTATTGTTGGACTTAAGAAATTCTATAACACCTAG
- a CDS encoding DUF58 domain-containing protein produces MRGTNFFGSLFVVFILLSLLFGTSPNLAFFPLVVLMLGLILEPPKDVTVEREIEKTRTRVGERINVTLKVKVRKGIGIVLVRDNPPASFKVEGKTSTTTFVHPFKRKFEISYTLVPLKRGEFELPKVEVFCIHFLKFYPMSYFLTGEPIKIAVVPSPGIGRVVRAKKVLTKKSPVMLYSLTGALTTDFKEIREYVYGDAFKFINWKATARTGKLLVNEFEREGKRSIMIFLDSRMENLGSHVDNPLEYAVDLAYALATFYLSKGNNVGLYVIGQEKLVTPSSSSAHRETILKALLGAEYKVEETINEAFSKASQVLMRYAPTIILITNVTEEIIEELKKIKGNVVLVDISLYKKIMPNEGILVNLKKKSLHSELKFPAILWDVSKHDIRQAFLKVVMTA; encoded by the coding sequence ATGAGGGGGACAAACTTTTTCGGTTCGCTCTTCGTGGTGTTTATTTTACTCTCTCTGTTATTTGGAACGTCTCCTAACTTAGCCTTCTTTCCGTTAGTAGTGCTTATGCTGGGCTTAATTCTTGAACCTCCAAAAGATGTCACTGTTGAGAGAGAGATAGAGAAAACGAGGACTAGAGTCGGAGAGAGAATAAATGTAACACTTAAGGTTAAGGTTAGAAAGGGGATTGGAATCGTCCTTGTGAGAGATAACCCCCCAGCCTCCTTTAAAGTAGAAGGGAAGACATCGACAACAACTTTTGTTCACCCATTCAAGAGGAAATTTGAAATTTCCTACACCTTAGTCCCACTAAAAAGAGGAGAATTTGAGCTTCCTAAAGTAGAAGTGTTTTGCATTCATTTCCTTAAGTTTTATCCAATGAGCTATTTCCTTACCGGAGAGCCAATAAAAATAGCTGTTGTTCCTTCCCCAGGGATTGGGAGAGTCGTAAGGGCAAAGAAAGTCCTAACTAAAAAATCCCCAGTGATGCTATACTCCTTAACAGGAGCTTTAACAACTGACTTTAAAGAGATAAGAGAATATGTCTATGGAGATGCGTTTAAGTTTATTAACTGGAAGGCAACTGCAAGAACTGGAAAATTGTTGGTTAATGAATTTGAGAGGGAAGGAAAGAGAAGCATAATGATATTCCTAGATTCAAGAATGGAAAACCTCGGTTCTCACGTAGATAATCCCCTTGAGTACGCAGTTGATTTAGCGTATGCTCTTGCAACCTTTTATCTATCTAAAGGGAATAATGTGGGACTATACGTAATAGGTCAGGAAAAGCTAGTAACTCCCTCCTCTTCATCAGCTCATAGAGAGACGATACTTAAGGCTTTATTAGGAGCGGAGTACAAAGTTGAAGAAACAATAAATGAAGCATTTTCAAAGGCTTCCCAAGTTCTTATGAGGTATGCTCCCACAATAATCTTGATAACAAACGTTACAGAGGAAATCATAGAAGAGCTAAAGAAAATAAAGGGAAATGTAGTTTTAGTTGACATTTCACTCTACAAGAAGATAATGCCCAATGAGGGAATCCTAGTAAATTTAAAGAAGAAATCCTTGCATAGTGAGTTAAAGTTTCCAGCAATATTGTGGGATGTATCAAAGCACGACATTAGACAGGCATTCCTTAAGGTGGTGATGACCGCATGA
- a CDS encoding AAA family ATPase, which produces MSAKLERIVEEISVAFVGHEDVVRKVLSAALANGNVLFEDNPGLGKTLLAKAFAKVLGLEYRRVQFTPDLLPSDILGTKVWRPEKGTFEIVKGPIFTNVLLADEINRAPPKTQSALLEAMEERQVTIEGETFVLERPFFVIATQNPLEFEGTYPLPEAQLDRFLVRMSIGYPKNESEEVEILKARLRWGKDDPTTDLKPAITKSEFLKMQEDVERNVKIHEDILKYIVRIVRTIREDERVEAGPSPRGGLALMKLAKANAYVEGRDYVIPDDVKEFAIEALAHRIFLKPEYSLEKGIEIEIVREALESVPVPKDLKY; this is translated from the coding sequence ATGTCAGCTAAACTGGAGAGAATAGTAGAGGAAATTAGCGTTGCCTTTGTAGGTCATGAAGATGTCGTTAGAAAAGTTTTAAGTGCTGCACTCGCTAACGGAAACGTACTCTTTGAAGATAACCCAGGGCTAGGAAAAACACTCTTAGCAAAGGCATTCGCCAAAGTCTTGGGATTGGAGTATAGGAGAGTTCAGTTCACACCAGACCTACTACCTTCGGATATCTTGGGTACAAAAGTTTGGAGACCAGAGAAGGGAACATTCGAAATAGTCAAAGGGCCAATATTTACAAATGTGTTGCTTGCTGATGAAATAAATAGGGCCCCACCAAAAACCCAGTCAGCGCTTCTAGAAGCAATGGAAGAAAGACAGGTGACAATAGAAGGAGAAACATTCGTCTTAGAAAGGCCATTCTTTGTAATAGCAACTCAAAACCCTCTTGAGTTCGAGGGGACTTATCCCCTTCCAGAGGCCCAGTTAGACAGATTTCTGGTTAGAATGAGCATTGGCTACCCAAAGAATGAAAGTGAAGAAGTGGAAATCCTAAAGGCAAGACTAAGATGGGGAAAAGATGACCCCACAACTGACCTAAAGCCTGCAATTACAAAGAGTGAATTTCTAAAAATGCAGGAAGACGTTGAGAGAAACGTCAAGATTCACGAGGACATACTTAAGTACATAGTTAGAATCGTGAGGACAATAAGAGAAGATGAGAGGGTTGAGGCAGGCCCAAGCCCGAGAGGTGGATTGGCCTTAATGAAGCTCGCAAAAGCAAATGCCTACGTGGAAGGAAGAGACTATGTAATTCCTGATGACGTAAAAGAGTTCGCAATTGAAGCACTAGCTCACAGAATCTTCCTAAAACCAGAATACTCGCTAGAAAAGGGGATAGAAATTGAGATTGTGAGAGAAGCTCTTGAGAGTGTCCCCGTTCCAAAAGATTTAAAGTACTGA
- a CDS encoding transglutaminase domain-containing protein, which translates to MRRFIAVILLGLIGSLLISSAKPILISIETPSSPQIGISKLPGQITLNKLDLRENSLRENFERVLREENPIVMEVEQDVGVVEYLRQNVYTVYEEGSWKSEGREFTEVSGAVVIQSPKVPYKVYYDNVNVVLKSPILSGNLFTALYTTKVSIPSLYNQEYNLFRPKSYPVTSYSFTVIKYDIDEEVLKNAQVERIEKYLQVPILEERVKELALNITRGIESPYEKAKAIERFLMENYKYDLDAPEAPPGIDPVEWFLFYSKRGVCLDFNTAFVILARLNGIPARLVVGYHIEPKPGKQEVRIIQAHAWAEVYFKDIGWVIFDATPPMSLEETPTQETQSNTTTPTPTPEKCSLYPLTLRILEGEVGEIKIIAENVPTITLISPNLRTEISKDKIIVYGDKPGKYTIQAKLECGKVKKEFKIPVIVAYKTETKITKWPSSVTPGENFTVEGTVKTLSGFPVPEGKVRMEIRKNKNSPGVEIGGGEVENGRFKAECKAPPEIGEYNLVAVYLGTELYGNSTSDPKIRIIDKAKIYVNKTSITLARPVKVEGFLGTVGGAILKGEEIKTYIDGNFYASVKTGEKGEFSVWLPTLDPGTHEISLVYEGNEFVKGDNISWNLTVVKVTLYYPPQVYAGEKFKVNGTVEGIKEGIIEVKGDFGYHTIKPGNFSLSLQADEDMNGVYSFELLYEGFKIGRGRVVVLQRVVAKISGTSMVVNRSNVLIISLAYVNGTPLADVPVTVTLFNKTLTNRTNKQGTAYFTIVPISTGKFSGYVVFPSRNGFEMETFEVKVYRYPLYIYFALGASLIIFGFLLYSMASHFLRPIIEFDRYPPIYSQEEEIKIKISRRTKVFINGKLVGIGKEFKLKLSPGEYSIKAGKIFSTTETIKILKSREEVAIKLFVKCLNGKETKTPRELFGVNKLVEIFEKIRYGLKKISEGEFYTFIKEVGGKCSRRE; encoded by the coding sequence ATGAGAAGGTTCATTGCAGTAATCCTGCTAGGCCTTATAGGATCTCTTTTGATCTCCTCTGCAAAACCTATACTGATTAGTATAGAGACACCATCTTCTCCTCAGATTGGAATTAGCAAGTTACCTGGTCAAATAACACTAAACAAGCTGGATTTAAGAGAAAACTCTCTGAGAGAGAATTTTGAAAGAGTACTCCGAGAAGAGAATCCCATTGTAATGGAAGTAGAACAGGATGTGGGAGTTGTTGAATATCTAAGGCAAAACGTTTACACAGTATATGAGGAAGGTTCATGGAAGAGTGAAGGGAGAGAGTTTACGGAAGTCTCTGGAGCGGTTGTGATTCAATCTCCAAAAGTTCCCTATAAGGTATATTACGACAATGTAAACGTTGTTTTGAAATCCCCAATTTTGAGTGGGAATTTATTCACCGCCCTATACACAACAAAAGTTTCAATTCCTTCTCTATACAATCAGGAATACAATCTCTTTAGGCCGAAGTCGTATCCAGTCACCAGCTACTCCTTCACTGTTATCAAGTATGATATAGATGAGGAGGTTCTTAAAAATGCCCAGGTTGAGAGGATTGAAAAGTACCTTCAAGTGCCAATTCTAGAGGAAAGGGTCAAGGAGCTGGCCCTTAACATAACTAGAGGAATAGAGTCCCCATATGAGAAAGCAAAGGCCATAGAAAGGTTTCTAATGGAAAATTATAAATACGATTTAGATGCCCCAGAGGCTCCTCCTGGGATAGATCCAGTTGAATGGTTTCTCTTTTATTCTAAAAGAGGCGTTTGTCTTGACTTTAATACAGCATTCGTCATCCTCGCAAGACTTAATGGAATACCAGCAAGGCTTGTAGTTGGCTATCATATTGAACCTAAGCCAGGAAAACAAGAAGTAAGAATAATACAAGCTCATGCCTGGGCCGAAGTTTATTTTAAGGATATTGGATGGGTAATATTCGATGCTACACCTCCAATGTCACTAGAAGAAACTCCCACTCAAGAAACCCAATCAAATACAACTACACCAACCCCTACACCCGAAAAATGCTCTCTATATCCACTGACCTTAAGAATTTTAGAGGGAGAGGTTGGAGAAATTAAAATCATCGCAGAAAATGTTCCCACAATTACTTTGATATCTCCCAATTTAAGAACCGAAATTTCAAAAGACAAGATTATTGTTTATGGGGACAAACCTGGGAAATATACAATTCAGGCAAAGCTTGAATGTGGAAAAGTAAAAAAGGAGTTTAAGATTCCAGTCATTGTTGCGTATAAAACGGAAACTAAGATTACTAAATGGCCCTCTTCTGTAACTCCTGGGGAGAACTTTACAGTGGAAGGAACTGTAAAAACACTTTCGGGATTTCCAGTCCCAGAAGGAAAAGTTAGAATGGAAATAAGAAAGAACAAGAACTCCCCAGGGGTCGAAATTGGCGGTGGGGAGGTAGAAAATGGAAGGTTTAAAGCGGAATGTAAAGCCCCTCCAGAAATAGGAGAATACAACCTGGTAGCTGTTTACCTTGGAACGGAGCTTTATGGAAACTCAACAAGCGATCCAAAAATAAGGATAATAGATAAGGCAAAGATTTACGTAAATAAAACCTCAATTACTTTAGCTCGCCCAGTTAAAGTTGAGGGTTTCTTGGGAACTGTAGGAGGAGCAATTTTAAAGGGCGAGGAGATAAAGACATACATTGACGGGAACTTCTATGCCAGCGTGAAAACTGGAGAAAAAGGGGAATTCTCAGTATGGCTACCCACTTTAGACCCAGGAACCCATGAAATTTCTTTAGTATACGAGGGTAACGAATTTGTTAAAGGAGATAATATCTCTTGGAATTTAACGGTGGTCAAGGTTACCCTCTATTATCCCCCTCAGGTGTATGCAGGGGAGAAGTTTAAAGTTAATGGGACAGTCGAAGGGATAAAAGAAGGAATAATAGAGGTAAAAGGAGATTTTGGTTACCACACAATTAAACCTGGGAATTTTTCCTTATCTCTCCAAGCCGATGAGGACATGAACGGCGTTTATTCCTTTGAACTATTATATGAGGGTTTTAAAATTGGAAGGGGGAGAGTAGTAGTTCTCCAGCGGGTAGTTGCAAAAATCAGCGGGACGAGTATGGTAGTTAACAGAAGTAACGTTCTCATAATATCTCTTGCCTATGTGAATGGGACTCCTCTCGCAGACGTTCCCGTTACCGTAACACTATTCAACAAAACACTTACAAACAGGACGAACAAACAAGGAACTGCCTACTTCACTATAGTTCCCATATCCACAGGAAAGTTCTCAGGGTACGTAGTCTTTCCCAGTAGAAATGGATTTGAGATGGAAACATTCGAGGTGAAGGTCTACCGCTATCCCCTATACATTTATTTCGCTTTAGGTGCATCCCTTATTATTTTTGGGTTCTTGTTATATTCTATGGCCTCTCACTTCCTCCGACCAATAATTGAGTTTGATAGATACCCCCCTATATATTCCCAGGAAGAGGAGATCAAAATTAAAATCAGCAGACGGACAAAAGTTTTCATTAACGGAAAGCTTGTAGGCATAGGAAAAGAGTTTAAACTTAAACTATCCCCAGGGGAATACTCTATAAAGGCAGGAAAAATATTCTCAACAACAGAAACCATCAAGATACTAAAAAGCAGAGAAGAAGTAGCCATAAAACTCTTCGTGAAATGCTTAAATGGAAAAGAAACTAAAACACCAAGAGAGCTCTTTGGAGTGAACAAACTTGTAGAGATCTTCGAAAAGATTAGATATGGCCTTAAAAAAATCTCTGAGGGAGAATTTTACACCTTCATTAAGGAGGTTGGTGGAAAGTGCTCAAGGAGAGAGTAA